The Flavobacterium jumunjinense genome includes a region encoding these proteins:
- a CDS encoding SGNH/GDSL hydrolase family protein, with translation MKSTSYFFRTFFALVIAIAAFFLFKEILPKKIFSQKKITKNVIIDSLLLEAVAEARDSVVVEKDVAKQEKVIFKPTDGVVYPVEKFVEYKGFQYLIPFYEKLFQLENEKKGNVRIAYFGDSMTDGDLIVKDFRTHFQEKFGGKGVGFVNITSESASSRSSLVHQFSNNWKMQSYLKVKKPVNPFGVNGHVFYANDTINNPWVSYKANNTKFATVLNRPTLFYGSSDNEDGEVYYIVNEDTIRKKLNPSNKLNTLRFTEASLPSLKLYFKKADSIPFYGFNFDDGQGVHVDNFSSRGNSGLPLSMFNRGMMTEFQKQLGYDLIVLHYGTNVLNYGSLNYSWYEKRMKIVTDHLKDCFPGVTILVVSTADKSTKYDLEMKTDSAVVPLSTAQKKYAIASEAGFVNLYTLMGGDGSMVKWVEELPAKANKDYTHFNFRGAKEVAKLLYTQLDEGYAKYKKMKAKKKPVLKKDSIHKHDVSIHAQ, from the coding sequence TTGAAATCAACGTCTTATTTTTTCAGGACCTTTTTTGCTTTGGTAATTGCTATAGCAGCTTTTTTCTTGTTTAAAGAAATATTACCAAAAAAAATATTTTCACAAAAAAAGATTACAAAAAATGTTATTATAGACAGTCTTTTGCTTGAAGCAGTTGCAGAAGCGCGTGACTCTGTTGTTGTTGAAAAGGATGTTGCAAAGCAAGAAAAAGTTATATTTAAGCCAACAGATGGTGTTGTTTATCCTGTCGAGAAGTTTGTAGAATATAAAGGATTTCAATATCTAATTCCATTCTATGAAAAACTTTTCCAATTAGAAAACGAAAAGAAAGGTAACGTACGTATTGCCTATTTTGGAGATTCGATGACAGATGGAGACTTGATAGTGAAAGATTTTAGGACCCATTTTCAAGAGAAATTTGGAGGTAAAGGAGTTGGATTTGTTAATATTACATCGGAATCAGCAAGCTCAAGAAGTTCTTTAGTACATCAGTTTTCAAATAATTGGAAGATGCAATCCTATTTGAAAGTAAAGAAACCAGTTAATCCTTTTGGAGTTAATGGACATGTTTTTTATGCCAACGATACAATCAATAACCCTTGGGTTAGCTATAAAGCTAATAATACAAAATTCGCAACGGTTTTAAATAGACCTACTTTGTTCTACGGAAGTTCAGATAATGAAGATGGAGAAGTATATTATATAGTTAATGAAGATACTATTAGAAAGAAGTTAAACCCTTCGAATAAACTGAATACTTTACGATTTACGGAAGCTAGTTTGCCTTCTTTAAAACTGTATTTTAAAAAGGCAGATAGTATTCCTTTTTATGGTTTTAATTTTGATGACGGACAAGGCGTACATGTTGATAATTTTTCAAGTAGAGGAAATTCAGGTTTGCCATTATCTATGTTTAATAGAGGAATGATGACAGAATTTCAGAAACAATTAGGTTATGATTTAATTGTGTTGCATTACGGAACAAATGTTTTAAACTATGGTTCACTCAATTATTCATGGTATGAAAAGAGGATGAAAATTGTAACAGACCATCTAAAAGATTGCTTTCCAGGTGTCACAATATTGGTCGTTTCAACAGCAGATAAATCAACAAAATACGACTTAGAAATGAAAACAGATTCTGCTGTAGTTCCTTTGTCCACTGCACAAAAAAAATATGCCATTGCATCCGAAGCTGGTTTTGTGAATTTATATACATTAATGGGTGGTGATGGAAGTATGGTGAAATGGGTTGAAGAATTGCCAGCAAAAGCAAATAAAGATTACACGCATTTCAATTTTAGAGGAGCAAAAGAAGTAGCAAAACTTTTATATACACAATTAGATGAAGGTTATGCGAAATACAAAAAAATGAAAGCAAAAAAGAAACCAGTTCTAAAAAAAGATAGTATTCACAAACACGATGTCAGTATCCATGCGCAATAA
- the xerA gene encoding site-specific tyrosine recombinase/integron integrase, with amino-acid sequence MPDTIDNRIRFKISSPPLPSMEGIQQLEQFKHWLQSKRYSENTIKTYSEALQSFLTFFNQKSVFEITNDDVILYNTAYILKNKLSSSYQNQIVNAIKLYFKTIRNEVLVIEKIHRPKREKILPNVLSKEEIKSILEAPKNLKHKAMPSLIYSCGLRRSELLHLKPIDIDSKRNKVIVRQSKGKKDRITPLSPKILELLRSYYKAYSPKMYLFEGQEKSTLYSARSLEEVLKKSIKLASINKPVTLHWLRHSFATHLLESGTDLRYIQELLGHNSSKTTEIYTHVSTKNLQQIKSPFDDL; translated from the coding sequence TTGCCTGATACGATTGACAATAGAATTCGTTTCAAAATTTCTTCGCCACCTCTTCCTTCAATGGAAGGAATACAGCAGTTAGAACAATTTAAACATTGGTTGCAATCTAAACGCTATAGCGAGAATACTATAAAGACCTACAGCGAAGCGCTACAATCTTTTTTAACATTTTTCAATCAGAAATCTGTTTTTGAAATCACTAATGACGATGTTATTTTGTACAATACTGCTTATATTTTAAAAAACAAGCTTTCTTCTTCTTATCAAAATCAGATTGTGAATGCCATCAAACTGTATTTCAAAACCATTCGCAATGAAGTATTAGTTATAGAGAAAATTCATCGTCCGAAAAGAGAAAAAATATTGCCCAATGTTTTGAGTAAAGAAGAAATAAAATCCATTTTAGAAGCACCGAAAAACTTGAAGCACAAAGCTATGCCTTCCCTTATTTATAGCTGTGGTTTAAGAAGAAGTGAATTATTGCATTTAAAACCAATCGATATAGATTCCAAAAGAAATAAAGTTATTGTAAGGCAATCTAAAGGGAAAAAGGATAGGATTACGCCATTATCACCAAAGATATTGGAATTGTTAAGAAGCTACTATAAAGCATATTCTCCAAAAATGTATCTTTTTGAAGGGCAAGAAAAAAGCACACTTTATTCTGCTAGAAGTTTAGAAGAAGTATTAAAAAAAAGTATTAAATTAGCATCTATAAATAAACCTGTAACATTGCACTGGCTTAGACACAGTTTTGCTACTCACTTATTAGAAAGTGGAACAGATTTACGATACATACAAGAGTTACTTGGACATAATAGTAGTAAAACAACTGAAATTTACACGCATGTAAGCACAAAAAACTTACAGCAGATTAAAAGTCCTTTTGATGATTTGTAG
- the argS gene encoding arginine--tRNA ligase has protein sequence MTLQETLTTQIQKAVQSVFDLTIEKIEFQATRKDFEGDITMVVFPLVKALKGNPVEIGTKIGNYLVENVVEVAKFNVVGGFLNIVISDEYYVSFFNTIKGDDIFGFVVPTENEKSVMVEYSSPNTNKPLHLGHIRNNLLGYSVGEIIKASGKKVYKTQIINDRGIHICKSMLAWQKFGEGKTPESTGLKGDKLVGNFYVEFDKNYKKEISELIAQGKTEDEAKKLAPSILEAQDMLRKWEAGDDEVVALWKTMNQWVYDGFEQTYKNLGVRFDIPNYYESNTYLLGKEVVQIGLEKGVFEKDPDGSVWIDLTADGLDRKIVLRADGTSVYMTQDIGTAIQRVKDYPDVGGMVYTVGNEQDYHFKVLFLILKKLGFDWAEHLYHLSYGMVELPSGRMKSREGTVVDADDLMEEMTVTAKNISEELGKLDGYSDDEKAALYKIIGLGALKYYMLKVDPKKQMMFNPEESVDFNGNTGPFIQYTYARIQSILRKSNFDYKNTIVTNSVEIHEKEKELIKQVQLFPEIIQNAANNHSPALIANYTYDLVKEFNSFYQNVPILPEQDMEKKAFRVQLSNTVGNTIKNAFQLLGIQVPERM, from the coding sequence ATGACATTACAAGAAACACTAACAACACAGATCCAGAAAGCCGTTCAATCCGTATTCGATTTAACTATTGAAAAAATTGAATTTCAAGCGACTAGGAAAGATTTTGAAGGTGATATTACTATGGTTGTTTTTCCTTTGGTAAAAGCATTAAAAGGCAACCCAGTAGAGATAGGAACCAAGATTGGAAATTATCTTGTTGAAAATGTAGTAGAAGTTGCGAAGTTTAATGTAGTAGGTGGTTTTTTAAATATTGTAATTTCCGATGAATATTATGTTTCTTTTTTTAATACAATTAAAGGGGATGATATTTTTGGTTTTGTTGTGCCAACAGAAAATGAAAAGTCGGTAATGGTAGAATATTCTTCACCAAACACCAACAAACCTTTACATTTAGGGCATATTCGTAATAATTTATTGGGCTATTCTGTAGGAGAAATTATTAAAGCTTCAGGTAAAAAAGTATATAAAACTCAAATCATAAACGATAGAGGTATTCATATTTGTAAGTCGATGTTGGCTTGGCAGAAATTTGGAGAAGGAAAAACTCCAGAATCTACAGGTTTAAAAGGCGATAAATTAGTAGGAAACTTTTATGTAGAATTTGATAAGAATTATAAAAAAGAGATAAGCGAGTTAATTGCGCAAGGAAAAACGGAAGACGAAGCGAAGAAATTAGCTCCTTCAATTTTAGAAGCACAAGATATGCTACGTAAATGGGAAGCTGGCGATGATGAAGTTGTTGCTTTGTGGAAAACAATGAACCAATGGGTATATGACGGTTTCGAACAAACGTATAAGAATCTAGGTGTTCGTTTTGATATTCCAAACTATTATGAAAGTAATACGTATTTATTAGGAAAAGAAGTAGTTCAAATAGGATTAGAAAAAGGTGTTTTCGAAAAAGACCCAGATGGTTCGGTTTGGATTGATTTAACAGCAGATGGTTTAGATAGAAAGATTGTGCTGCGTGCCGATGGAACGTCGGTATATATGACACAAGATATTGGAACAGCGATTCAACGTGTGAAAGATTATCCAGATGTTGGAGGAATGGTTTATACTGTGGGTAACGAACAAGATTATCATTTTAAAGTATTGTTCTTAATATTGAAAAAATTAGGATTCGATTGGGCTGAACACCTTTATCATTTAAGTTATGGAATGGTAGAATTACCTTCTGGAAGAATGAAATCGCGTGAAGGAACTGTTGTTGATGCTGATGATTTAATGGAAGAAATGACTGTAACAGCGAAAAATATTTCGGAAGAACTTGGGAAATTAGACGGTTATAGTGACGATGAAAAAGCAGCATTATATAAGATTATCGGACTTGGTGCGTTAAAGTATTATATGCTAAAAGTAGATCCTAAAAAGCAAATGATGTTCAACCCAGAAGAATCAGTAGATTTTAATGGAAATACAGGGCCATTTATTCAGTATACCTATGCGCGTATTCAATCTATTTTAAGAAAATCTAATTTCGATTATAAAAATACTATTGTAACGAATTCGGTAGAAATACATGAAAAAGAAAAAGAACTAATCAAGCAAGTACAGTTGTTTCCAGAAATAATCCAAAATGCGGCTAATAATCATAGTCCAGCATTGATTGCTAATTATACTTACGACTTGGTGAAAGAATTTAATTCATTCTATCAAAATGTTCCAATTTTGCCTGAACAAGATATGGAAAAGAAAGCTTTTAGAGTACAATTGTCTAATACAGTTGGAAATACAATTAAAAATGCTTTCCAATTATTAGGAATTCAGGTTCCAGAAAGAATGTAA
- a CDS encoding DUF4348 domain-containing protein → MIKSKNRTVLSNLIKQFLFGVSCILCFFSMSCKNDSQKEVIEVIEVKKDTIELVDTKQVVEAERIEEDFLGFLEKFSKNHLFQVERVNFPLVIQHLDTNGDFELVELEIKKEDYSFLNFMQPAEYLDYKQNFVINDNEAIVENRGIGNGIMIDYYFKKEHGIWKLKTWIDRST, encoded by the coding sequence ATGATAAAAAGTAAAAACCGAACTGTTTTGTCAAATTTGATAAAGCAGTTTCTTTTTGGAGTAAGTTGCATTCTTTGTTTTTTTTCAATGAGCTGCAAGAATGATAGTCAAAAAGAAGTAATAGAGGTAATTGAAGTAAAGAAAGATACTATTGAATTAGTAGATACTAAACAAGTTGTAGAAGCTGAAAGAATAGAAGAAGATTTTTTAGGTTTCCTAGAAAAATTTAGTAAGAATCATTTGTTTCAAGTAGAAAGAGTCAATTTTCCATTAGTCATTCAACATTTAGATACGAATGGAGATTTTGAATTAGTTGAATTAGAAATTAAAAAAGAAGACTATTCTTTTTTGAATTTTATGCAACCCGCTGAATATTTAGATTATAAACAAAATTTTGTAATTAATGATAATGAAGCAATCGTTGAAAATAGAGGTATTGGAAACGGAATAATGATTGATTACTACTTTAAAAAAGAACATGGAATTTGGAAATTGAAGACATGGATAGATAGGTCAACATAA
- a CDS encoding MBOAT family O-acyltransferase: METIQSWFVFDPNKPLLFNSGLFLGFFTVFYFIYILTKKTHYFRITYVVLFSLFFYYKCSGIYFWLLIFSSVVDYSLSYLIHTETKQFYRKFYLILSLLINLGMLVYFKYTNFFISNFNTFSGSNISLSDIILPVGISFYTFQTLSYTIDVYRKDLAPTKSFVDFLFFVSFFPQLVAGPIVRASDFIPQIYQKLNLAKEDFNKALFLIIGGLIKKTVVSDYISSNFVDRVFDTPNSYTAFENLMASYGYAIQIYCDFSGYSDMAIGLALLMGFTLPPNFRTPYKSASVTEFWRRWHISLSSWLRDYLYISLGGNRKGNFRTYFNLFMTMLLGGLWHGANWKFVFWGVLHGLALAVERFFGQFIKLPKNYFVKTIQILLTFHFVVFCWLFFRAKDFDTAFQITENISKLNVNLEQWLTIIQGYSNVFLVLAFGFVWHFLPERITNFNEKLFGKLPFWLQAIVLGFVFWLVLVMASEGAQPFIYFQF; the protein is encoded by the coding sequence ATGGAAACGATACAAAGTTGGTTCGTTTTTGATCCCAATAAACCATTGCTTTTTAATAGCGGTTTGTTTCTTGGTTTCTTCACTGTTTTCTATTTTATTTATATTCTTACTAAAAAAACACACTATTTTAGAATTACCTACGTGGTTCTTTTTTCTTTATTTTTCTATTATAAGTGTAGCGGAATCTATTTTTGGTTACTGATTTTTTCATCGGTTGTTGATTATAGTTTGTCGTATTTGATTCATACGGAAACAAAACAGTTTTATAGAAAATTTTATTTAATTCTAAGTTTATTGATAAACCTAGGAATGTTAGTCTATTTTAAATATACTAACTTCTTTATCAGTAACTTTAATACATTTTCAGGAAGTAATATCTCATTATCAGATATTATTTTACCTGTAGGAATTTCATTTTATACCTTTCAGACATTAAGTTATACGATAGACGTGTATCGAAAAGATTTAGCGCCTACAAAGAGCTTTGTAGATTTCTTGTTTTTCGTTTCATTCTTTCCGCAACTCGTCGCTGGACCTATTGTTAGAGCAAGTGATTTTATTCCTCAGATTTATCAAAAATTAAATCTAGCTAAAGAAGACTTTAATAAAGCACTTTTCTTAATTATTGGAGGTTTAATTAAAAAAACAGTAGTTTCAGATTATATATCTTCAAACTTTGTTGATCGTGTTTTTGATACTCCAAACAGCTATACCGCTTTTGAAAACTTAATGGCTTCCTATGGTTATGCTATTCAAATTTATTGCGATTTTTCTGGATATTCAGACATGGCAATTGGTTTGGCTTTACTAATGGGATTCACATTGCCACCTAACTTTAGAACACCTTATAAATCGGCTTCGGTTACAGAGTTTTGGAGAAGATGGCATATTTCGTTGTCTTCTTGGTTGAGAGATTACCTTTATATTTCATTAGGAGGAAATAGAAAAGGGAATTTTAGAACCTATTTTAACCTATTCATGACCATGCTTTTAGGAGGTTTATGGCATGGAGCAAATTGGAAATTCGTTTTTTGGGGTGTACTTCATGGTTTGGCTTTAGCTGTAGAACGCTTCTTTGGTCAATTTATAAAACTTCCTAAAAACTACTTTGTAAAAACAATACAAATACTATTAACGTTCCATTTTGTAGTTTTTTGTTGGCTGTTTTTTAGAGCAAAAGATTTCGATACTGCTTTTCAAATTACAGAAAACATAAGCAAATTGAATGTTAACTTAGAGCAATGGCTGACAATCATTCAAGGATATAGTAATGTATTTCTTGTTTTAGCTTTTGGTTTTGTATGGCATTTTCTGCCAGAACGAATAACAAATTTTAATGAAAAACTATTTGGTAAACTACCATTTTGGTTGCAAGCTATTGTTTTAGGGTTTGTTTTTTGGTTAGTACTAGTCATGGCTTCAGAAGGAGCACAGCCTTTTATTTATTTTCAGTTTTAA
- a CDS encoding GDSL-type esterase/lipase family protein — MSAQVDDSIDFEEGVVIDSLMDNSNRIINAEAIVKFYEKLQQLEEKKDCKLRVVHIGDSHIQADLFTGKIRSLLQEKYGNSGLGFTFPYNLAKTNGNYFIKYTSNASFESYRNIYPDTTQPVGLSGIALYTKSKDFAIQIGVRDKNFAFHSVKLVTPNNNPVFDLATASKEIVIESSVPKNINHKIKSGESLSIIADKYNVGVTAIKKANNLRSNTIHAGKTLRIPTNEMEAKQISRTEFIPLTLQKDIASQNYYSQELINTIYLVPNEQLDTFALNGLILEKNNPGITYSAIGVNGAKASDYNKFPMFFKQLKALESSLVVISLGTNESFDKKPTEEYFEQLTEMLQHIRKENPSVEIIITTPPPSFFKRRYPNTIVADYTKKILETAIENNVAVWDMFQALGGLFSVNENYKKGLMAKDKVHYSKSGYELQGQLFFDALTVSYEQFKAVK, encoded by the coding sequence TTGAGCGCACAAGTCGACGATTCAATAGATTTTGAAGAAGGAGTTGTAATAGATTCTTTAATGGATAATTCGAATAGAATTATAAATGCAGAAGCAATTGTTAAATTCTATGAAAAATTACAGCAACTTGAAGAAAAAAAAGATTGTAAGCTTCGCGTAGTTCATATTGGAGATTCGCATATACAAGCCGATTTATTTACTGGAAAAATACGTAGTTTGTTACAAGAAAAATATGGCAATAGCGGATTAGGATTTACATTTCCATATAATTTAGCAAAAACTAATGGAAATTATTTCATTAAATATACGTCCAATGCTTCTTTTGAAAGTTATAGGAATATCTACCCAGATACAACACAACCAGTTGGATTAAGTGGTATTGCACTTTATACTAAAAGCAAAGATTTTGCCATTCAAATAGGTGTTCGTGATAAAAATTTCGCTTTTCATTCCGTTAAATTAGTAACGCCAAACAATAATCCAGTTTTTGATTTAGCGACTGCTTCAAAAGAAATAGTAATCGAATCATCTGTACCTAAAAATATAAACCATAAGATAAAATCGGGTGAGTCGTTATCAATTATTGCAGATAAATATAATGTTGGTGTCACTGCTATAAAAAAAGCAAATAATTTACGTTCGAATACGATTCATGCAGGTAAAACATTAAGAATACCTACCAATGAAATGGAGGCTAAACAAATTAGTAGAACAGAATTTATACCGCTAACGCTTCAAAAAGATATAGCATCTCAAAATTATTACAGCCAAGAGCTTATTAATACAATCTATTTAGTGCCAAATGAGCAACTAGATACTTTTGCTTTAAATGGACTTATTTTAGAAAAAAACAATCCTGGAATTACATATAGCGCTATAGGAGTAAACGGAGCAAAAGCGAGTGATTATAATAAGTTTCCAATGTTTTTTAAACAGTTAAAAGCATTAGAAAGTAGTTTAGTAGTAATTTCTTTAGGAACGAATGAAAGTTTTGATAAAAAACCAACTGAAGAATATTTTGAGCAATTAACAGAAATGTTGCAACATATTCGAAAAGAAAACCCATCAGTAGAAATAATAATAACAACACCACCACCATCTTTCTTTAAAAGAAGATATCCAAATACAATTGTAGCAGATTATACTAAAAAAATATTAGAAACAGCAATAGAAAATAATGTTGCCGTTTGGGATATGTTTCAAGCTTTAGGAGGGCTATTTAGTGTAAACGAAAATTATAAAAAAGGATTAATGGCAAAAGACAAAGTGCATTATTCTAAATCGGGATATGAATTACAAGGTCAATTATTTTTTGACGCATTAACAGTAAGTTATGAACAATTTAAAGCCGTTAAATAA
- a CDS encoding TonB-dependent receptor domain-containing protein gives MKLKLVLILFLSNVISLFAQNSGSISGKVVDKKTNEPLPYVTIVVKESENIITGGITSESGEFNIEKLIPKKYTIEIQFIGYKTIVKDIDLTNDKKINIGTISIEEDVAQLEGVELVKERSIMEQKIDRKVINVGKDLISAGASAGEIMNNIPSVSVDPQTNQISLRGNSNVRILIDGKPTNISPEQLLKQIPSASIKQIELITNPSAKYNPEGMSGIINIVLHKNANDGFNGSVNSGITFGKTPKVNTAIDLNYKTGKVNIYGNYGFNHGKNANDGFINSFELNNHNRQDFKFNNKNTSHLFKVGMDYFINDANTLSFYTTQNLFNGDGTGRTYVDYVNPSTADILQLFNSDTESNSQAYNLDYKHNFKKEGENIELELNFNKNDSPERTTFNFPFISNYSLNTVDNTNDNFIINLDYVNPISESTKLETGLETRIENTSNLLAIDNNYDSSFNYERRIYSAYATYGKQWKKWSAQVGTRIEKFEAEASFKKIGESNTSFSDDFVTLYPSGFVSYEPNDNNSFNFSIARRVDRASIQQLNPIREWSTPTIDSKGNPDLDPQFTNSFELNYTRRTKIGSITSGLFYRKIYDEINRYIYESPTDPNKNILTYDNFKDNDAFGLEISGNLNFTKWWSANFGVDAYFRKLRGIVATDAVEVNTTIFNTRLNNSFKATKDLRFQLFGMYRGEDLNLQFLRKPMWRADIGASYTVLKGKGTVSARFSDMFKAMKFSFEGNLPYKQVGAFRWESQTVYLGFNYRFGGGKNKALQRKERDKNETKNNGGIL, from the coding sequence ATGAAATTAAAATTAGTACTTATACTTTTTTTGAGCAATGTTATTAGTTTATTTGCTCAAAACTCTGGATCAATATCTGGAAAAGTAGTCGACAAAAAAACGAATGAACCACTTCCCTATGTAACTATTGTTGTTAAAGAAAGTGAAAACATTATTACAGGAGGTATTACTTCTGAATCGGGAGAGTTTAATATTGAGAAGCTTATACCCAAAAAATACACTATTGAAATTCAATTTATTGGATACAAAACTATCGTTAAAGACATTGACTTAACTAATGATAAAAAAATAAATATTGGCACTATTTCTATTGAAGAAGATGTTGCTCAACTTGAAGGTGTAGAATTAGTTAAAGAACGTTCTATAATGGAACAAAAAATTGACAGAAAGGTAATCAATGTAGGTAAAGATTTAATAAGCGCTGGTGCTTCCGCTGGAGAAATCATGAATAATATCCCTTCTGTGTCTGTTGATCCACAAACCAATCAAATTAGTTTACGAGGCAATTCTAATGTACGAATTTTAATTGATGGAAAACCTACAAACATTTCTCCTGAACAATTATTAAAACAAATTCCTTCTGCATCAATCAAACAAATTGAGTTGATTACTAATCCTTCTGCAAAGTACAATCCTGAAGGAATGAGTGGAATTATCAATATTGTATTACACAAAAATGCAAATGATGGTTTTAACGGATCTGTGAACTCTGGAATTACATTTGGAAAAACACCTAAAGTCAATACGGCTATAGACTTAAATTATAAAACTGGAAAAGTAAACATCTATGGGAATTATGGTTTTAATCATGGAAAAAATGCAAATGATGGTTTTATAAATAGTTTTGAATTAAACAACCATAATCGTCAAGATTTCAAATTCAACAATAAAAACACTTCCCATTTATTCAAAGTAGGAATGGATTATTTTATTAACGACGCCAATACTTTATCTTTTTACACTACTCAAAACCTTTTTAATGGAGATGGAACAGGAAGAACATATGTAGATTACGTTAATCCTAGTACAGCTGACATTTTACAATTATTCAATTCTGACACAGAAAGCAATTCACAAGCTTATAATTTAGATTACAAGCATAACTTCAAGAAAGAAGGAGAAAATATTGAATTAGAATTAAATTTCAACAAAAACGATAGTCCCGAAAGAACAACTTTTAATTTCCCTTTTATATCAAACTACTCTTTAAACACAGTAGATAACACAAATGACAATTTTATTATTAATCTAGATTACGTGAATCCTATAAGTGAATCTACAAAACTAGAAACAGGTTTAGAGACACGAATTGAAAACACTTCCAATTTATTAGCTATTGACAATAATTATGACTCAAGCTTTAATTATGAAAGACGCATTTATTCTGCATATGCTACTTATGGAAAGCAATGGAAAAAATGGAGTGCTCAAGTTGGAACTAGAATTGAAAAATTTGAAGCTGAAGCTAGTTTTAAAAAAATTGGAGAAAGTAACACTTCCTTTTCAGACGATTTTGTAACGCTTTATCCATCTGGTTTTGTAAGCTATGAACCAAACGATAATAACTCGTTCAATTTCAGCATTGCAAGACGAGTAGACAGAGCTAGTATTCAACAATTAAATCCCATTAGAGAATGGTCTACTCCAACAATCGACTCTAAAGGTAATCCAGATTTAGATCCACAATTTACTAATTCGTTTGAATTAAATTACACAAGAAGAACAAAAATAGGTTCAATTACATCTGGTTTATTTTACAGAAAAATATATGATGAAATTAACCGATATATCTACGAAAGTCCAACCGACCCAAACAAAAACATCTTAACGTATGACAACTTCAAAGACAATGATGCTTTTGGTCTAGAAATATCGGGTAATCTAAATTTCACAAAATGGTGGAGCGCTAATTTTGGTGTAGATGCTTATTTTAGAAAACTAAGAGGTATTGTTGCTACAGATGCAGTTGAAGTAAATACTACTATTTTTAATACGCGATTAAACAATAGCTTTAAAGCAACAAAAGATTTACGTTTTCAGCTTTTTGGAATGTATAGAGGAGAAGATCTTAATTTACAATTTTTAAGAAAACCTATGTGGAGAGCTGACATAGGTGCTAGTTATACCGTTTTAAAAGGAAAAGGTACTGTAAGTGCTCGTTTTAGTGATATGTTTAAGGCTATGAAGTTTAGTTTTGAAGGAAATCTTCCTTACAAACAAGTTGGAGCATTTCGTTGGGAAAGCCAAACCGTTTATTTAGGCTTTAATTATCGTTTTGGTGGCGGAAAAAACAAAGCCCTACAGCGTAAAGAAAGAGATAAAAATGAAACCAAAAATAATGGTGGAATTTTATAA